A single region of the Panthera tigris isolate Pti1 chromosome B1, P.tigris_Pti1_mat1.1, whole genome shotgun sequence genome encodes:
- the DMP1 gene encoding dentin matrix acidic phosphoprotein 1, with protein sequence MKTSILLLFLWGLSCALPVTRYHNTESESSEEWTGHLAQTPTPPLESSESSEESKVSSEEQANEDPSDSVESEEGLDDHQHVHRPAGGLSRNGGKEGDDKDDDEDDSGDDTFGDDDNGPGPEETQEGNSRLKSNEDSADITQSREDSAPRGEDSAQDTTSDSRDLDNENEVKSRSEGGGFAQDSESEEHWVGGGSEGDSSHGDGSEFDDEEMQNDDPDTIRSEKGNLRMSSASVESKGKSDEQASTQDSVDSQSMEYPRRKIFRKSRISEEDDIGDLDDSNIMEDVKSDSTENTNSKDAGLSQSRENSKSESLEDSEENQSQEDSQNVQDPSSESSQEVDLPSQENSSESQEDVVSESRGDNPDNTTSYSEDQEDSDSSEENSLNKPSSSESESREEQADSESNESLNDSESKENPESTEDENSSSQEGLQSHSASAESESKESQSEQDSQSEEDDVSDSQDSSKSKEDSNSTESKSSSEEDGQSKNTEIESRKLTVDAYHNKPIGDQDDNDCQDGY encoded by the exons ATGAAGACCAGCATCCTGCTTTTGTTCCTTTGGGGGTTGTCCTGTGCTCTCCCAGTAA CCAGGTATCATAATACTGAATCTGAGAGCTCTGAAGAATGGACG GGTCATTTGGCTCAGACACCAACACCACCCTTG gagAGCAGTGAGTCATCTGAAGAAAGTAAAGTTAGCTCAGAGGAACAG GCCAATGAAGACCCTAGTGACAGTGTTGAATCAGAGGAGGGCCTTGATGATCATCAACATGTGCATAGACCAGCTGGTGGCCTCTCTAGgaatggaggaaaagaaggagatgataaagatgatgatgaagatgacaGTGGAGATGACACTTTTGGTGATGATGACAATGGGCCAGGACCTGAAGAGACACAAGAAGGAAACTCCAGACTCAAAAGTAATGAAGACTCGGCTGACATCACACAATCCAGGGAAGACAGTGCACCGCGAGGGGAAGACAGTGCCCAAGATACTACCAGTGACAGCAGGGACCTTGACAATGAGAATGAGGTGAAGAGCAGGTCTGAGGGAGGTGGCTTTGCTCAAGATAGTGAGAGTGAGGAACACTGGGTTGGAGGTGGCAGTGAAGGGGATAGTAGCCATGGGGATGGCTCTGAGTTTGATGATGAGGAAATGCAGAATGATGATCCAGACACTATCAGGAGTGAGAAAGGCAACCTCAGAATGAGCAGTGCTAGTGTCGAATCAAAAGGAAAGAGCGATGAGCAAGCAAGCACTCAGGATTCAGTTGACAGCCAATCAATGGAGTATCCGAGGaggaaaatttttagaaagtcCCGCATTTCTGAGGAGGATGACATAGGTGACCTTGATGATAGCAACATAATGGAAGATGTCAAGAGTGACTCCACAGAAAACACCAATTCCAAAGATGCTGGCCTCAGCCAATCCAGGGAAAACAGCAAAAGTGAATCTCTAGAAGACAGTGAGGAGAATCAGTCTCAAGAAGACAGTCAAAATGTACAAGACCCCAGCAGTGAATCTAGTCAAGAGGTTGATCTGCCATCTCAAGAAAATAGTAGTGAATCTCAGGAAGATGTAGTGAGTGAGTCCAGGGGTGACAACCCAGATAATACCACCAGTTACTCAGAAGATCAGGAAGATAGTGACTCCAGTGAAGAGAACAGCTTGAACAAACCCTCTAGTTCAGAAAGTGAATCAAGAGAGGAGCAAGCTGACAGTGAATCCAATGAAAGCCTCAATGACAGTGAATCCAAGGAAAACCCAGAGTCCACTGAGGACGAGAATAGTTCTAGCCAGGAAGGCCTCCAGTCTCACAGTGCCTCAGCAGAGAGCGAGAGTAAAGAAAGCCAGTCTGAGCAGGACAGCCAGTCTGAAGAAGATGATGTCAGTGATTCTCAGGACAGCAGCAAATCAAAAGAAGACAGCAACTCTACTGAGAGCAAATCAAGCAGTGAGGAAGATGGTCAGTCAAAAAACACTGAGATagaaagcagaaaattaacaGTTGATGCTTATCACAACAAACCCATTGGGGATCAAGATGACAATGACTGCCAAGATGGCTATtag